The Dehalococcoidales bacterium nucleotide sequence TGAACCTCTCAATCATCTGCCTGGCGAAATCCCGACGTTCGTCCTGGCTTTCTGTCATCCTGGAGCAGGAAGGACGATTGAGGTAACCTTTGGCCAGGCCAGTCATTGCATTACCCTCGGTCTCCACCGCACTCCAGAAATACCTGCTCCCGAAGCAGAGGGTATCGGCAACCACCAGTCCGCCAGCGTCCTCTATAAGATGTAGAAAGTCAGGGTTGTCACACGCCCCGCCCATTATCATCAGCCTGCCCTGGTAGTCGGATACGTCTTCCTTCTTCTCTACCTCTGACAGCAGACGCTCCAGAAGCTGATTATAATCTTCCCTGGGCATGCGGAGACCGGCCAGGAGGACGATCATCATCTCACTCCCCTTGAGGGGCGGTTTGTCCCTTTCCCCAAGCTCGTAAAGCTTCCTGAGCAGGGCCCTGGTCTTGTTGTATGCTCTGATAGAGCTGTTTAAGGTTTCCTCGGTGATATTCACACCGAAAGCCCCCTCGACACTCTCCTTGAAATAAGTGATCTCGTCCTTGTACCAGCCCTCCGGGCCTTCGTCTACTCTATGCGGCACGCTGAGAAAATACATATAGGGAGAGCCCACTGCGTATTTCCAATTGTCGTACAGTCGGCGGATGTGGTCACAGCTATTCATCATTACTACCCCGTCAAGGAAATCGTAATCACCTTTCAGGGCAAGCTGCAGACAGCAACGGGCAAAGGTGCAGTTAAAATGAGACATATGAGCGTCGGCTTCAGTGGTCTCGGTACAGCCCGTCGGGCTCAGCCGGTAGGGCAATATACCGCCGGCGTGCAAAATCTCCTCAGGGATATAGGCGCACGTAAAGCCTACTACTTTGCCGCCCTTTTCCTTCCACTCCTTGACGGCACCATTGTACGGTGCCTCCGCCAATTCCACCAGTTCCTCTAACGCCGTCATCTACTCCTCCTTTGCCTCATATCCTGAGCAACTATTTCAAGCGTTACTGACTGATACGGCTATTCTGGAATTCTTGCAGGTCTGTTGTCAATTCACCTGGTGAACATGGACTGGTGTTGTTGCGGGTTCCCTTCCCGGAATAGCCAGGCGACAGACACACGTCCACTACCTGTCGAAGGCCGTGATTCGCTTTTCGATTTCACGACCGAGCTTGATTA carries:
- a CDS encoding 2-hydroxyacyl-CoA dehydratase family protein, coding for MTALEELVELAEAPYNGAVKEWKEKGGKVVGFTCAYIPEEILHAGGILPYRLSPTGCTETTEADAHMSHFNCTFARCCLQLALKGDYDFLDGVVMMNSCDHIRRLYDNWKYAVGSPYMYFLSVPHRVDEGPEGWYKDEITYFKESVEGAFGVNITEETLNSSIRAYNKTRALLRKLYELGERDKPPLKGSEMMIVLLAGLRMPREDYNQLLERLLSEVEKKEDVSDYQGRLMIMGGACDNPDFLHLIEDAGGLVVADTLCFGSRYFWSAVETEGNAMTGLAKGYLNRPSCSRMTESQDERRDFARQMIERFKVDGVIYQRMKWCDLWGGEAFYVGERMKEMDLPLLVLEREYWLSGSEQLKTRVQALLEVIAGRRR